The following coding sequences are from one Salmo trutta chromosome 36, fSalTru1.1, whole genome shotgun sequence window:
- the mrpl53 gene encoding large ribosomal subunit protein mL53, producing MAASSKTTVVLKTVKNIVVQFCPFESNVRSTREFLVLVGSEKARSTNMNCEVMTEVKHDQSEPVVDITFMDGERLLMKGARLTSKEMLTALQSRCVAKDPQAKITAKN from the exons ATGGCGGCTTCAAGCAAGACCACGGTGGTGCTAAAGACGGTCAAGAACATTGTTGTTCAGTTTTGTCCGTTTGAATCCAATGTTCGTTCCACACG GGAGTTCCTGGTCCTGGTTGGGTCTGAGAAGGCCAGATCTACCAATATGAACTGTGAGGTGATGACAGAAGTAAAACACGACCAGTCTGAACCAGTGGTGGACATCACATTCA TGGATGGAGAAAGGCTATTGATGAAGGGAGCGAGACTGACCAGCAAGGAGATGCTGACTGCACTGCAGTCACGATGTGTAGCCAAGGACCCCCAGGCCAAAATTACAGCCAAGAACTAG